One stretch of Meriones unguiculatus strain TT.TT164.6M chromosome 7, Bangor_MerUng_6.1, whole genome shotgun sequence DNA includes these proteins:
- the Cd300c gene encoding CMRF35-like molecule 6 isoform X2, which translates to MIPKVMRMWLPSALLLSLVPGCVPLRGPSTVTGTVGESLSVQCQYEEKYKTYNKYWCRRSFVPLCDDIVRIRGSKEARNGRVSIRDDPDNLTFTVTLENLDLEDAGTYICGVDKPFKPIDGDLGIDDSFKVVLSVVPSEVPVSSPGNSETTTASPTSSPGHTQPSVTTEDTTPHPSLQPESRWTQT; encoded by the exons ATGATCCCAAAGGTGATGAGAATGTGGCTGCCTTCGGCTCTGCTCCTCTCGCTGGTCCCAG GTTGTGTCCCTCTGCGTGGCCCCAGCACTGTGACAGGCACTGTGGGGGAGTCCCTGAGTGTGCAGTGTCAGTATGAGGAGAAATACAAGACTTATAACAAATACTGGTGCAGAAGGTCATTTGTGCCACTATGTGATGATATTGTCAGGATCAGAGGCTCAAAAGAAGCTAGGAATGGCCGAGTGTCCATCAGGGACGATCCCGACAACCTCACCTTCACAGTGACCTTGGAGAACCTCGACCTGGAGGATGCAGGCACCTACATATGTGGGGTGGATAAACCGTTTAAGCCTATTGATGGTGACTTGGGGATTGATGACTCCTTCAAGGTTGTGTTGTCCGTGGTCCCAAGTGAGGTCCCAG TCTCCAGCCCTGGGAACAGCGAAACTACCACGGCGtctcccacatcctcaccaggGCACACCCAGCCCAGCGTGACCACAGAAGACACAACTCCTCATCCCAGCCTACAGCCTGA ATCTCGGTGGACACAGACCTGA
- the Cd300lb gene encoding CMRF35-like molecule 7, whose product MWLSPALLLLSFPGCFSIQGPALVRGPEQGSVTVKCRYSSRWQNYNKWWCRGAQWSTCRILIQTTGSEKEKKSGRLSIRDNRRDNSFQVTMEMLKQNDTGTYWCGIEKFGTDRGTRIKVAVYSVGKDALSTSKLFPWPTVESSADMVSSDVQRRTHYMLLVFLKVPALLILAGVVLWLKRSTQRVPDDQWRHTLCSNLDSELLAKDISPLTG is encoded by the exons ATGTGGCTGTCCCCAGCTCTGCTTCTTCTCAGTTTCCCAG GCTGTTTCTCCATCCAAGGCCCAGCACTCGTGAGAGGCCCAGAGCAGGGGTCAGTGACCGTGAAATGTCGTTATAGCTCAAGATGGCAAAACTACAACAAGTGGTGGTGTCGGGGAGCACAGTGGAGCACTTGCAGGATCCTCATCCAAACCACAggatcagaaaaagaaaagaagagcggCCGGTTGTCCATCAGGGACAATCGGAGGGATAACTCATTCCAGGTTACCATGGAGATGCTCAAGCAAAATGATACAGGCACTTACTGGTGTGGTATCGAAAAATTTGGAACTGACCGTGGGACCAGAATTAAAGTGGCCGTTTACTCAG TGGGAAAAGATGCCCTGTCTACTTCTAAGCTATTTCCCTGGCCCACTGTGGAGAGCAGTGCAGACATGGTATCTTCTGACGTGCAGAGGAG GACCCATTACATGCTCCTGGTATTTTTGAAGGTGCCTGCCTTGCTCATCTTGGCTGGTGTTGTCCTCTGGCTGAAAAGGTCAACTCAGAGGGTCCCTGATGATCAGTGGAGACACACTCTCTGTAGCAATCTGGACTCTGAACTTCTGGCCAAAGACATTTCTCCTTTGACTGGATAA
- the Cd300c gene encoding CMRF35-like molecule 6 isoform X1 produces the protein MIPKVMRMWLPSALLLSLVPGCVPLRGPSTVTGTVGESLSVQCQYEEKYKTYNKYWCRRSFVPLCDDIVRIRGSKEARNGRVSIRDDPDNLTFTVTLENLDLEDAGTYICGVDKPFKPIDGDLGIDDSFKVVLSVVPSEVPVSSPGNSETTTASPTSSPGHTQPSVTTEDTTPHPSLQPESLLSSFYFYLLVFLELPLLLSMLSAVLWVNRPQRCSGEKMPWPDYENN, from the exons ATGATCCCAAAGGTGATGAGAATGTGGCTGCCTTCGGCTCTGCTCCTCTCGCTGGTCCCAG GTTGTGTCCCTCTGCGTGGCCCCAGCACTGTGACAGGCACTGTGGGGGAGTCCCTGAGTGTGCAGTGTCAGTATGAGGAGAAATACAAGACTTATAACAAATACTGGTGCAGAAGGTCATTTGTGCCACTATGTGATGATATTGTCAGGATCAGAGGCTCAAAAGAAGCTAGGAATGGCCGAGTGTCCATCAGGGACGATCCCGACAACCTCACCTTCACAGTGACCTTGGAGAACCTCGACCTGGAGGATGCAGGCACCTACATATGTGGGGTGGATAAACCGTTTAAGCCTATTGATGGTGACTTGGGGATTGATGACTCCTTCAAGGTTGTGTTGTCCGTGGTCCCAAGTGAGGTCCCAG TCTCCAGCCCTGGGAACAGCGAAACTACCACGGCGtctcccacatcctcaccaggGCACACCCAGCCCAGCGTGACCACAGAAGACACAACTCCTCATCCCAGCCTACAGCCTGA GTCTCTTCTGAGCAGCTTCTACTTCTACCTTCTGGTCTTTCTGGAGTTGCCCCTGCTTCTGAGCATGCTCAGTGCCGTCCTCTGGGTGAACAGGCCTCAGAGGTGCTCTGGGGAGAAGATGCCTTGGCCTGATTATGAGAATAACTGA
- the Cd300c gene encoding CMRF35-like molecule 6 isoform X3: MIPKVMRMWLPSALLLSLVPVTLENLDLEDAGTYICGVDKPFKPIDGDLGIDDSFKVVLSVVPSEVPVSSPGNSETTTASPTSSPGHTQPSVTTEDTTPHPSLQPESLLSSFYFYLLVFLELPLLLSMLSAVLWVNRPQRCSGEKMPWPDYENN; the protein is encoded by the exons ATGATCCCAAAGGTGATGAGAATGTGGCTGCCTTCGGCTCTGCTCCTCTCGCTGGTCCCAG TGACCTTGGAGAACCTCGACCTGGAGGATGCAGGCACCTACATATGTGGGGTGGATAAACCGTTTAAGCCTATTGATGGTGACTTGGGGATTGATGACTCCTTCAAGGTTGTGTTGTCCGTGGTCCCAAGTGAGGTCCCAG TCTCCAGCCCTGGGAACAGCGAAACTACCACGGCGtctcccacatcctcaccaggGCACACCCAGCCCAGCGTGACCACAGAAGACACAACTCCTCATCCCAGCCTACAGCCTGA GTCTCTTCTGAGCAGCTTCTACTTCTACCTTCTGGTCTTTCTGGAGTTGCCCCTGCTTCTGAGCATGCTCAGTGCCGTCCTCTGGGTGAACAGGCCTCAGAGGTGCTCTGGGGAGAAGATGCCTTGGCCTGATTATGAGAATAACTGA